Proteins from a genomic interval of Paenibacillus sp. FSL H8-0048:
- a CDS encoding S8 family serine peptidase yields MIPGAAFAASSLKTPVSGNHLPAVIPANQPYISPQINTKSSNLVRVIVQLSGQPAAVGKYAARQGITALANTATEAAVNSQQEEVLDKADAKKIDLTVNYKYDTVLNGFEVTVPADKIPDLAKISGVASIYPNSTWYALPDQTVTEVTYRNDNAPLKQIHADWAADQGLTGAGLKVGVIDTGVDYTHPDIAKAYKGGYDSFYQDEDPYEEVPLTPGEDKEYGVGYAGTYHGTHVAGTIIGQYAAKGDVAQKGVAPGAELHVYKVLGRNIDKPNTSSGSSAQVIDGIERAVKDGMDVINLSLGSDSEKDVNSPDSIAINNAVLSGVTAVIANGNNGENGYFSMGSPAASQLAISVGSVTSPIDAYSGKFKAEIANSVTSVTYDTYFPFHMMAYELANDDFATIIGTKPVRVVYADLGAKEDYPAEDISGSIVLVSRGELGFVDKIANAKERKARAIVIFNGNAHKVDGKSEAILDEDYKDRSDFIDVNLGNGYQNIPTFDIEGSKGRQLARAILKNGNNPTYFTFGPEYYHEMTTGDTMSSFSSLGPNFDGNLSIKPDIVAPGDGVLSTWPAYGKGHPDTDYSKAYNRISGTSMATPHVAGLALLIKQKHPEYTPFDIRAALANTATPILYEGSPEDFYRQGPGRANVEDAINTPALLQAIEPISILDKNFVSQNVINYNPSTSFGTLLPGSEAAKVLQLKNMSDSSLTYSASVEWNYGDPKVSAVLDKSSVTAAAKGASTFNLKVTVAADTEPQMLQGNIVLKADGQPTLHLPFAINVDKTTEQPNWGTGIQEAALSQPIVYTNSSAVLNYKLKAKNINYYEVNLIGLDDIKMGSFQVSTTGAPDKFFAPGNYSTVISSTYHPYDHNGDPILDASGNPAVASLTDGVYKLEVLGITAEDNTKTPIKIDYNNDKYYSTYTSFRFITVSGSGSNGGGGSGSSGGGGDTVATPTPVVVPEPVKSLVEEGVQQVTVTPLTASKDGVTTVTVSDSDLKAALAKAATVKTAVVVSLISISDKSAELSLTADQVKSLAAIQAGSTIIVNIGGSAVALPVSLLAASPAGQSLKLVIKQEPDAASKLIAGTPDAKVIGTPVSYEASWTTATGSTYLNVPTNVFIKRTFTVPGKIESKTAGVLFEKDGLVTPVASVFTPQADGTTLVTVSRPGFSVYAAVSKPAAAFTDIANSKSAVAIQTLADKLIIQGTSATTFAPQSNLTRAEFTALLTRALGLRTDASVTFSDVKSTDWYAKDVAAASKAGLILGIGNGKFAPTQKVTRQELAVILDRAVKLTGTELKAVANPSFTTYSDSAKVAPYAKDSLQALTKAGVFASESGIAFNPTAPATRETAAAALYELLSKSGLI; encoded by the coding sequence ATGATTCCAGGCGCGGCATTCGCCGCCAGCAGTTTGAAGACACCCGTATCAGGCAATCATCTTCCAGCCGTGATTCCAGCGAATCAGCCTTATATTTCTCCACAGATTAATACCAAATCCTCAAATCTTGTCCGGGTAATCGTTCAACTCAGCGGTCAGCCTGCTGCGGTCGGCAAATATGCTGCCAGACAAGGAATTACAGCGCTCGCCAATACAGCGACTGAAGCTGCGGTAAATAGCCAACAGGAAGAAGTACTTGATAAGGCTGATGCCAAAAAGATTGACCTCACCGTCAATTACAAGTACGACACCGTATTGAACGGCTTCGAGGTCACGGTTCCGGCAGACAAAATTCCTGATCTGGCCAAGATTTCCGGCGTAGCTTCCATCTATCCGAACAGCACCTGGTACGCGCTTCCTGATCAGACAGTGACCGAAGTGACTTACAGAAACGACAACGCTCCACTGAAGCAGATTCATGCCGACTGGGCAGCAGACCAAGGCCTCACCGGAGCCGGACTGAAGGTCGGTGTGATCGATACCGGTGTCGACTACACGCATCCGGATATTGCAAAGGCCTATAAGGGCGGCTATGACTCCTTTTACCAGGATGAAGATCCTTATGAAGAAGTACCGCTGACTCCGGGGGAAGATAAAGAATACGGTGTAGGCTATGCGGGAACTTACCACGGTACGCATGTAGCCGGCACAATCATCGGTCAGTATGCAGCTAAAGGCGATGTTGCGCAAAAGGGCGTTGCTCCGGGTGCGGAACTGCACGTCTACAAAGTCTTGGGGCGCAATATTGATAAACCAAACACCTCCTCCGGATCTTCCGCCCAGGTCATTGACGGAATTGAGCGTGCGGTGAAGGACGGCATGGATGTCATCAACCTGTCGCTCGGCTCCGATTCCGAGAAGGACGTAAACTCCCCGGATTCCATTGCGATTAATAACGCTGTACTCTCTGGAGTAACTGCTGTAATTGCGAATGGGAACAACGGAGAAAACGGTTATTTCTCCATGGGCTCACCGGCTGCCTCGCAATTGGCCATTTCAGTAGGTTCAGTAACCAGTCCTATTGATGCCTATTCCGGCAAATTTAAGGCGGAAATTGCAAACTCGGTAACTTCTGTTACTTATGACACTTATTTTCCATTCCATATGATGGCGTATGAGCTGGCAAATGATGATTTCGCTACTATTATTGGTACTAAGCCCGTACGCGTTGTGTATGCCGATCTTGGAGCAAAAGAAGATTATCCTGCCGAAGATATCAGCGGTTCCATCGTATTGGTATCACGTGGTGAATTGGGCTTTGTAGATAAAATTGCGAATGCCAAAGAGCGTAAAGCTAGAGCAATCGTAATTTTCAACGGAAATGCCCACAAGGTGGATGGTAAGAGTGAAGCTATTCTAGACGAAGACTACAAAGATCGTAGTGATTTCATCGATGTGAATCTAGGTAATGGATACCAAAATATTCCTACGTTTGACATTGAAGGCTCCAAAGGACGACAATTAGCCAGAGCCATTCTGAAAAATGGTAATAATCCAACCTATTTCACTTTTGGTCCCGAATATTATCATGAAATGACGACTGGTGATACAATGAGTAGTTTCTCTTCATTAGGACCAAACTTTGACGGTAATCTGAGCATCAAGCCGGATATTGTTGCTCCTGGTGATGGAGTATTGTCTACATGGCCGGCTTATGGCAAAGGTCATCCTGACACAGATTATTCCAAAGCATACAATCGTATTAGTGGTACAAGCATGGCAACACCGCACGTTGCGGGTTTAGCACTGCTAATCAAACAGAAACATCCAGAGTACACACCATTTGATATTCGGGCAGCTCTGGCGAACACTGCAACACCAATTCTTTACGAAGGCTCTCCTGAAGACTTCTATCGTCAAGGCCCTGGACGCGCCAATGTAGAAGATGCCATCAACACACCGGCACTGCTGCAAGCGATTGAGCCAATCTCCATTCTGGACAAGAACTTTGTCTCCCAGAATGTGATCAACTACAATCCGTCCACAAGCTTTGGCACATTGCTGCCAGGTTCTGAAGCTGCGAAAGTCCTGCAGTTGAAAAATATGAGTGATAGCTCGCTCACCTACTCCGCCTCCGTGGAATGGAACTATGGTGACCCTAAGGTATCTGCGGTTCTCGATAAATCATCAGTAACTGCTGCTGCAAAAGGTGCCTCCACGTTCAACCTGAAGGTCACCGTTGCTGCTGATACCGAGCCGCAAATGCTGCAAGGTAATATCGTACTAAAAGCAGACGGACAGCCAACACTTCACTTGCCGTTTGCAATCAATGTAGATAAGACAACCGAACAACCTAACTGGGGTACAGGTATTCAAGAGGCAGCACTGAGCCAGCCGATCGTCTACACCAATTCAAGTGCTGTTCTGAACTACAAGCTCAAAGCCAAGAATATTAACTACTATGAAGTGAATCTGATTGGCCTTGATGATATCAAGATGGGCTCTTTCCAGGTATCCACGACCGGTGCGCCAGATAAATTCTTTGCACCTGGCAACTATAGCACGGTGATATCATCTACTTATCATCCGTATGACCACAACGGTGATCCAATCCTGGATGCCAGCGGCAACCCGGCAGTAGCCAGCCTGACCGACGGCGTATACAAGCTGGAGGTTCTCGGCATTACCGCAGAGGACAACACCAAGACACCAATCAAGATCGACTACAACAATGATAAATACTACAGCACATACACCTCATTCCGCTTTATCACTGTTTCTGGCAGTGGAAGCAATGGTGGCGGCGGTAGTGGCAGTAGTGGAGGTGGTGGCGACACAGTAGCAACGCCGACACCTGTAGTAGTTCCAGAACCTGTGAAGTCCCTTGTTGAAGAAGGGGTTCAACAGGTAACGGTAACACCTCTAACTGCATCGAAGGACGGTGTAACGACAGTAACCGTCAGCGACAGCGACCTAAAGGCGGCTCTGGCCAAAGCCGCTACTGTCAAGACAGCCGTTGTTGTCTCTCTTATCAGCATCTCAGATAAGTCTGCTGAACTAAGCCTGACTGCTGATCAGGTGAAATCACTGGCCGCCATTCAAGCAGGCAGCACCATTATCGTGAATATTGGCGGATCTGCTGTAGCCCTGCCGGTATCCTTGCTTGCGGCTTCCCCTGCAGGCCAGAGCTTGAAGCTAGTAATCAAGCAAGAGCCGGATGCGGCCAGCAAGCTGATTGCAGGTACTCCGGATGCCAAGGTCATCGGAACTCCGGTATCCTATGAAGCTTCATGGACTACAGCTACAGGCAGCACTTACTTGAACGTACCAACCAACGTATTCATCAAGCGCACCTTTACTGTACCAGGCAAGATTGAATCCAAAACTGCGGGTGTATTGTTTGAGAAAGACGGACTGGTGACTCCGGTTGCTTCGGTCTTCACACCGCAGGCCGATGGAACAACCCTTGTGACCGTAAGCCGTCCAGGCTTCTCTGTGTATGCAGCAGTCAGCAAACCGGCAGCAGCCTTCACCGACATCGCTAATTCCAAATCAGCTGTTGCCATCCAGACGTTGGCCGACAAGCTGATTATCCAGGGAACCTCGGCAACTACTTTTGCACCGCAGAGCAACCTGACCCGCGCTGAGTTCACAGCACTGTTGACCCGTGCACTGGGTCTGCGTACCGATGCCAGCGTAACCTTCTCCGATGTGAAATCAACGGACTGGTACGCCAAGGATGTAGCCGCAGCCTCCAAGGCTGGTCTGATTCTCGGCATCGGCAATGGTAAATTTGCACCTACGCAAAAAGTAACCCGCCAGGAGCTCGCTGTCATTTTGGACAGAGCAGTGAAACTGACAGGCACTGAACTGAAGGCTGTTGCCAATCCTTCGTTCACAACCTACTCCGACAGCGCTAAGGTAGCCCCTTACGCCAAGGACAGTCTGCAAGCCCTGACCAAAGCCGGCGTCTTCGCCAGCGAGTCGGGAATTGCCTTCAATCCAACAGCTCCTGCAACCCGTGAGACAGCAGCCGCTGCACTCTATGAATTGCTGAGCAAGAGCGGATTGATCTAG
- a CDS encoding YfhD family protein, giving the protein MDRENSKIFSKTEKMKMLYEAKAEDVEFSAAEADQDDIEAMDRSREADKRQLDEIMKKE; this is encoded by the coding sequence ATGGACAGAGAGAACTCGAAAATCTTTTCCAAAACCGAAAAAATGAAAATGCTCTATGAGGCGAAGGCCGAGGATGTTGAATTCTCAGCGGCTGAAGCAGATCAGGATGATATTGAAGCCATGGACCGTTCCCGGGAGGCGGACAAGCGGCAGCTGGATGAGATTATGAAGAAGGAATAA
- a CDS encoding methyl-accepting chemotaxis protein has product MENLADQVVTDELVVKALEKNLAMIRFDLNRRVAYVNEIFARSVKYNAEDMYGMQHSQLCFPSLVNSPDYELFWQNLMAGRSFQDKIERMDAEGNSVWLEATYMPVFDETETHVIGVSKVATNITERQNNMSHVVELMQGMADSLNQRADKGIERSQELLLSIDRIAEVSGENTETLLSLQKQAAAIRGVVQTIRDIASQTHLLALNAAIEAAHAGEFGRGFDVVAKEVRKLSAMVQDQITEVRDSVQAITEEVGRISTGLNQVQDNVQLSQQQIQVALDEFTLIASSAQELDNQAREVMNII; this is encoded by the coding sequence ATGGAAAATCTAGCAGACCAAGTAGTTACAGACGAACTGGTTGTCAAAGCTTTGGAAAAGAACCTCGCCATGATCCGGTTTGACCTGAACCGCCGTGTCGCCTACGTCAATGAGATTTTTGCCCGGTCGGTCAAATACAATGCGGAGGATATGTACGGCATGCAGCATAGCCAGCTGTGCTTCCCTTCATTGGTGAACAGCCCGGATTATGAATTGTTCTGGCAGAATTTAATGGCTGGCCGGAGCTTCCAGGACAAAATTGAACGGATGGACGCAGAGGGGAATTCAGTCTGGCTGGAGGCTACCTATATGCCGGTGTTTGATGAGACAGAGACCCATGTCATCGGCGTATCCAAGGTGGCCACCAACATTACGGAGAGACAGAATAACATGAGCCATGTTGTGGAACTGATGCAGGGAATGGCGGATAGCCTCAATCAGCGTGCGGACAAAGGAATCGAGCGGAGTCAGGAGCTGCTGCTCAGTATTGACAGGATTGCCGAGGTATCGGGCGAGAACACCGAAACACTGCTAAGTCTGCAAAAGCAGGCTGCCGCGATCCGCGGCGTAGTGCAGACCATCCGTGATATTGCATCCCAGACCCATCTGCTTGCCCTGAACGCAGCTATTGAGGCTGCACATGCCGGAGAATTCGGCCGGGGATTCGATGTGGTGGCCAAAGAGGTAAGAAAGCTGTCCGCGATGGTGCAGGACCAGATTACCGAAGTCCGGGACAGTGTCCAGGCCATTACAGAAGAGGTCGGCCGAATATCCACGGGACTGAACCAGGTGCAGGATAATGTGCAGCTCAGCCAGCAGCAGATTCAAGTGGCGCTGGATGAATTCACGCTGATCGCAAGCTCTGCGCAGGAGCTGGACAATCAGGCGCGCGAGGTTATGAACATTATCTAA
- a CDS encoding RNA polymerase sigma factor produces MVHDAADAEDLCQEVFITLFRSEWQGIEYLKAWIMKITVNTCLNHLKRRNSLQQKLTAHLHMFRENPQPLVDKLVEQKETKLEWAGYMSRLPAKVRAVLTLRYMHDFSLEEIRKMLDIPLGTVKSRQHKGLRMMKRILEEAGVQPITKEDDEYGQNRSTVKASLK; encoded by the coding sequence ATGGTGCATGATGCTGCCGATGCTGAGGATCTGTGTCAGGAGGTATTCATCACTCTCTTCCGCAGCGAGTGGCAAGGCATTGAATATCTGAAGGCCTGGATTATGAAAATCACCGTCAACACCTGCCTGAACCATCTGAAGCGCAGGAACAGCCTGCAGCAGAAGCTGACGGCCCATCTCCATATGTTCAGGGAGAATCCGCAGCCGCTGGTAGACAAGCTGGTGGAGCAGAAGGAAACGAAGCTGGAATGGGCGGGCTACATGTCCCGGCTCCCGGCGAAAGTCAGGGCGGTGCTGACTCTGCGGTATATGCATGATTTCAGTCTGGAGGAAATCCGCAAGATGCTGGATATCCCGCTGGGGACCGTGAAGTCCAGACAGCACAAGGGGCTGCGGATGATGAAGAGGATTCTTGAAGAAGCGGGCGTTCAGCCCATAACGAAGGAGGACGATGAATATGGACAGAACCGAAGCACAGTTAAAGCGTCGCTTAAATGA
- a CDS encoding DUF4179 domain-containing protein → MDRTEAQLKRRLNEDQELNYPDFEQMWGRMEQAGYTSSKGGSRAGANSQVRHRNWRKITVAASFSVVLMAVPVYAAVQYDWGNLLNHRSGVQAALSKNLGQPLGQTITKDGVTLTLHTALSDENRTVILYTLDVGGDKGNGYWDVNGMSLKDAKGNNDEMESHYQQWDEKTKRYNGYFETDWSLGQEMVKVSLTATGIQSYSQQEVELKLDTDSPERQSFPVNRDGLESFSVQPFKEGNERLMLSTAAIFNDPGARGVASPQIIAYRGGQLVNNSKPGTMGKPGDNGEYTSLQYYKPGDVPKTETTYKLSYTKLERNIAGPWAFDFELSKKQMSGATLKTALDLPLEAGDKGNIIEQMVVTPTQVRVQVRSKEKYADLPYVNYTLEVDGRQLEGGMWYSPSQDKNLTTLRFERPAGLEITTATPMALVAKYKVTTHEDDKEPLLLKNISAEKQTMIRQTGGYPVQWTYYKQGNDLYVETKSDDPNFGGVNQTHIGKGKDALIGSIVTTNFRGDGNNRNIDVYKDFKGTEASIYMFYYTTNEPDKETRVQLQGQ, encoded by the coding sequence ATGGACAGAACCGAAGCACAGTTAAAGCGTCGCTTAAATGAGGATCAGGAGCTGAATTACCCTGATTTCGAGCAAATGTGGGGCCGGATGGAGCAAGCCGGATATACTTCCTCCAAGGGCGGCAGCCGTGCGGGAGCGAATAGCCAAGTCCGCCATCGTAACTGGCGTAAGATCACTGTCGCAGCCTCCTTCAGCGTAGTGTTGATGGCTGTTCCTGTATATGCCGCTGTGCAATATGACTGGGGGAATCTGCTCAATCATAGAAGTGGTGTACAGGCTGCGCTGTCCAAGAACCTGGGTCAGCCGCTGGGTCAGACGATCACGAAGGATGGAGTAACCCTGACGCTGCACACGGCACTCTCGGATGAGAACCGCACAGTGATTCTCTATACCCTGGATGTCGGGGGAGATAAGGGTAACGGATACTGGGACGTGAACGGAATGTCGCTGAAGGATGCCAAGGGAAACAACGATGAAATGGAATCCCACTATCAGCAGTGGGACGAGAAAACCAAGCGGTACAACGGCTATTTCGAGACAGACTGGAGCCTGGGCCAGGAGATGGTCAAGGTGAGCCTTACCGCAACAGGAATTCAGTCCTACTCCCAGCAGGAGGTGGAGCTGAAGCTGGATACGGACTCGCCGGAACGGCAGAGCTTCCCTGTGAACCGGGATGGACTGGAGTCCTTCAGTGTCCAACCCTTCAAGGAAGGGAATGAGCGTCTGATGCTGTCTACGGCCGCGATCTTCAATGATCCGGGTGCACGGGGCGTGGCTTCTCCGCAAATCATAGCCTACAGAGGCGGGCAACTGGTGAACAACTCTAAGCCGGGTACAATGGGCAAGCCCGGAGACAACGGGGAATACACCTCGCTCCAGTACTATAAGCCCGGCGATGTCCCTAAGACGGAGACCACGTATAAGCTCAGCTACACCAAGCTGGAACGGAATATCGCCGGTCCATGGGCATTTGATTTTGAACTTAGCAAGAAGCAGATGTCAGGCGCTACTCTCAAGACTGCGCTGGATCTGCCGCTGGAGGCGGGGGACAAGGGCAACATTATCGAGCAGATGGTAGTCACGCCTACTCAAGTCCGTGTGCAGGTGCGGAGCAAGGAGAAGTATGCAGACTTGCCTTATGTGAACTATACACTTGAGGTTGACGGGCGGCAGCTGGAGGGTGGAATGTGGTATTCGCCTTCCCAGGATAAAAATTTGACGACTCTCCGCTTCGAGCGGCCGGCAGGTCTTGAGATCACTACAGCAACCCCCATGGCGCTTGTCGCGAAATACAAAGTAACTACGCATGAGGATGACAAGGAGCCTTTGCTGCTGAAGAACATCTCGGCCGAGAAGCAGACCATGATCCGGCAAACCGGCGGGTACCCGGTACAGTGGACCTACTATAAGCAGGGCAACGATCTTTATGTGGAGACGAAGAGCGACGACCCTAACTTTGGCGGCGTTAATCAGACGCACATCGGCAAGGGCAAGGATGCGCTCATCGGCAGCATTGTAACCACGAATTTCCGTGGAGACGGAAATAACCGGAATATTGATGTATACAAGGATTTCAAAGGCACAGAAGCTTCAATATATATGTTCTATTACACTACAAATGAACCGGACAAAGAGACGCGGGTACAGCTGCAAGGACAGTAG
- a CDS encoding DNA-3-methyladenine glycosylase I, protein MVELKRCDWVNTDPLYIAYHDEEWGKPLTDGVKLFELLMLEGMQAGLSWYTVLKKREGFREAFDGFDPEKIVLYGEDKVEELMQNAEIVRNRLKIKGVITNAQVYQQICREEEGGFSGYLWSFIGGKPVVNQWKNRAEVPATTPESDQMSKALKRKGMKFVGSTICYAFMQASGMVDDHALDCFCRSTRLPLRVERSLALNG, encoded by the coding sequence ATGGTGGAATTAAAGCGCTGCGATTGGGTGAACACGGACCCGCTATACATAGCTTATCATGATGAAGAATGGGGCAAACCGCTGACTGACGGCGTGAAGCTGTTCGAACTGCTGATGCTGGAGGGGATGCAGGCCGGACTGAGCTGGTATACGGTGCTTAAGAAGCGGGAGGGCTTCCGCGAGGCCTTTGACGGCTTTGATCCGGAGAAGATCGTGCTGTATGGGGAGGACAAAGTCGAAGAGCTGATGCAAAATGCGGAGATTGTCCGCAACCGTCTAAAGATTAAGGGAGTGATTACCAATGCACAGGTGTACCAGCAGATTTGCCGCGAGGAAGAGGGAGGCTTCTCAGGTTATCTGTGGAGCTTCATCGGCGGAAAGCCGGTTGTAAACCAGTGGAAGAACAGGGCGGAGGTCCCCGCCACCACCCCTGAGTCCGATCAGATGAGCAAGGCACTGAAGCGTAAAGGGATGAAGTTCGTCGGCTCAACGATCTGCTATGCGTTTATGCAGGCCTCCGGGATGGTAGATGACCATGCGCTGGATTGTTTTTGCCGCAGCACCCGTCTGCCGTTGAGAGTTGAACGCAGTTTGGCGCTGAACGGGTAA
- the prmA gene encoding 50S ribosomal protein L11 methyltransferase: MLWHELTVHTTEEAQEMISNLLVEAGAGGVSIEESGTLNKTRDTRYGELYDEPLNDIPEGEAVIKGYYAESVDMDAVVAEVAPRVEELREFGIDPGLARISWKTVDEDDWAHAWKQYFKPLRVSERLTIKPTWEEYTPATADEKIIEIDPGMAFGTGTHPTTALCLRALEKHIVSGDEVIDVGTGSGILAVGAMLLGAASVLALDLDPVAVVSARDNVALNRLESAITVKESDLLSLLGGEGAADTAAGEMWPSARPSNAAEEAVPAVAPAADGLGVTLPVRVVVANILAEIIVLFTDDVYRALQPEGIYITSGIYKDKEELVAEALMSSGFEILEVTREEDWVAFTAGKR; encoded by the coding sequence ATGCTATGGCACGAATTGACGGTACATACAACGGAGGAAGCACAGGAGATGATCTCCAATCTGCTGGTTGAGGCGGGAGCGGGCGGAGTCTCTATTGAGGAATCCGGGACGCTGAATAAAACCCGGGATACACGTTACGGTGAATTATACGATGAACCGCTCAATGACATCCCCGAAGGGGAAGCGGTCATTAAAGGATATTATGCGGAATCGGTGGACATGGACGCGGTTGTGGCCGAGGTGGCGCCAAGGGTGGAAGAGCTGAGAGAGTTCGGCATCGACCCCGGACTGGCACGGATCTCCTGGAAGACGGTGGATGAGGATGATTGGGCTCATGCCTGGAAGCAGTACTTCAAGCCGCTGCGCGTCTCCGAGCGGTTGACCATTAAGCCGACATGGGAAGAATATACCCCGGCTACTGCCGATGAGAAAATCATTGAAATTGACCCCGGTATGGCCTTCGGAACCGGGACGCATCCGACAACGGCGCTGTGCCTTCGCGCCCTTGAGAAGCATATTGTCAGCGGCGACGAAGTCATCGATGTAGGTACGGGGTCCGGCATCCTTGCTGTTGGAGCGATGCTGCTCGGTGCAGCCTCCGTCCTGGCGCTGGATCTGGACCCGGTCGCTGTGGTGAGCGCCCGCGACAATGTGGCGCTGAACCGGCTGGAGTCAGCGATCACCGTGAAGGAGAGCGATCTGCTCTCGCTGCTGGGCGGTGAGGGGGCGGCGGATACCGCAGCCGGAGAGATGTGGCCTTCAGCCCGGCCAAGCAATGCGGCTGAGGAGGCTGTGCCTGCGGTTGCCCCGGCGGCAGACGGGCTGGGAGTGACTCTGCCGGTCCGGGTTGTCGTGGCGAATATTCTGGCCGAGATCATTGTGCTGTTCACGGATGATGTCTACCGCGCGCTTCAGCCGGAGGGGATCTATATTACCTCGGGGATTTATAAGGATAAGGAAGAGCTGGTCGCGGAAGCGCTTATGTCCTCCGGTTTCGAGATTTTAGAAGTAACCCGCGAAGAAGATTGGGTGGCGTTCACAGCCGGAAAGAGGTAG
- a CDS encoding site-2 protease family protein, with amino-acid sequence MGSLDQILVYPLQQLPFFLITIVIAFTVHEFAHAYFANKFGDPTARLLGRMTLNPAVHFDLFGIILLLIAGFGWARPVPVNRDNFRRPRLMGVIVSAAGPISNLLLGILGALIYAILVGTGTMDSIKNEQVLRAVIWFFGMFIHFNFFLFVFNLIPLPPLDGYRIVEDIAPRPIRGKLQQYEQYTVFLFLLIIFIPGLRAYTIEPLSYWATRTGNDFFQLFLRMFGV; translated from the coding sequence ATGGGTTCACTGGATCAAATTTTAGTATATCCTTTGCAGCAGCTTCCGTTTTTTCTGATTACGATTGTTATTGCGTTTACGGTGCATGAATTCGCCCACGCTTATTTTGCCAATAAGTTCGGGGACCCTACAGCGCGCCTTCTGGGCCGTATGACCTTGAATCCGGCAGTGCACTTTGATCTCTTCGGTATCATTCTGCTGCTGATTGCAGGCTTCGGCTGGGCGCGTCCGGTTCCCGTGAACCGGGATAACTTCCGCCGTCCCCGCCTGATGGGTGTCATCGTCTCGGCCGCCGGGCCAATCAGCAATCTGCTGCTCGGTATTCTGGGCGCGCTGATCTATGCGATTCTTGTGGGCACGGGCACGATGGATTCGATCAAGAACGAGCAGGTGCTCCGGGCGGTGATCTGGTTCTTCGGGATGTTCATTCACTTCAACTTCTTCCTCTTTGTGTTCAACCTGATTCCGCTGCCGCCGCTGGACGGTTACCGGATTGTAGAGGATATCGCACCGCGTCCGATCCGGGGAAAACTTCAGCAGTATGAGCAATATACCGTTTTCCTTTTCCTGCTGATCATCTTCATTCCGGGTCTGCGCGCCTATACGATTGAACCGCTTAGCTACTGGGCGACCCGGACGGGCAATGATTTCTTCCAGCTGTTCCTGCGCATGTTCGGGGTCTGA
- a CDS encoding RsmE family RNA methyltransferase, translated as MQRYFVTPAQFGADKVSIDGEDARHIAKVMRGKAGDKLIVSDGVSREALAEIAEIKIGLVTVSILEPLAMTHEPRIQVTVAQSLPKGDKLETVIQKCTEIGAVAFTPFLSERTIVQYDERKESKRVERWRKICKEAAEQAHRNIVPQVHSPLSWKQLLQSFSGYDAVYFCYEKEEGLQLRSAAAPWLASLPQEAAAKVMIVVGPEGGFSTEECRLAEEAGAVCVGLGPRILRCETAGMVAAACILYESGEMGGA; from the coding sequence ATGCAGCGTTATTTCGTAACTCCGGCACAGTTCGGAGCAGACAAGGTTAGCATTGACGGTGAAGACGCCCGCCATATCGCCAAGGTCATGCGCGGCAAGGCCGGGGATAAGCTGATCGTCAGCGATGGTGTGTCCCGCGAGGCGCTGGCTGAGATTGCTGAAATTAAGATCGGCCTGGTCACCGTGAGCATACTGGAGCCTCTGGCTATGACTCATGAGCCGCGCATCCAGGTTACTGTTGCCCAGAGCCTCCCTAAAGGGGACAAGCTGGAGACAGTCATTCAGAAATGCACGGAGATCGGGGCGGTAGCCTTCACGCCGTTCCTCTCAGAGCGGACCATCGTGCAGTACGATGAGCGCAAGGAGAGTAAGCGGGTAGAGCGCTGGCGCAAAATCTGCAAGGAGGCTGCCGAACAGGCGCACCGGAATATTGTTCCGCAGGTGCATTCACCGCTTAGCTGGAAGCAGCTGCTTCAGAGCTTCAGCGGCTATGACGCCGTCTATTTCTGCTATGAGAAGGAAGAGGGTCTCCAGCTTCGCAGCGCAGCCGCACCATGGCTCGCATCGCTTCCGCAGGAGGCTGCGGCCAAAGTGATGATCGTTGTAGGGCCGGAGGGCGGCTTCAGTACGGAGGAATGCCGGCTGGCTGAGGAGGCTGGAGCAGTCTGTGTCGGGCTGGGGCCGCGTATTCTGCGCTGTGAAACCGCAGGTATGGTTGCCGCCGCCTGCATTTTATATGAATCCGGAGAAATGGGAGGAGCTTAA